One window from the genome of Musa acuminata AAA Group cultivar baxijiao chromosome BXJ1-4, Cavendish_Baxijiao_AAA, whole genome shotgun sequence encodes:
- the LOC135581962 gene encoding aspartyl protease family protein 1-like isoform X2, whose amino-acid sequence MASPTLGLLLLLLAAALIPAPASAIGFQLHHRFSDRVRRWAEGRAVPGAWWPEKGTAEYYAALAHHDRALRGRALAAASSDLSFADGNATVRLSSLGFLHYAIVSLGTPNMTFLVALDTGSDLFWVPCDCKQCAPTTSPDFGNVSFNIYSPNASSTSKKVLCSNGLCDVQNRTSCTAEASNCPYVVQYVSANTSSSGILVEDILYLMTEDAAPQIIKAPIVFGCGETQTGSFLERAAPNGLFGLGMEKISVPSILSSQGLASNSFSMCFGDDGTGRIHFGDKGSLDQQETPFVIDKSFASYMINITGATVGNDSITAILSALVDSGTSFTYLADPLYTKLTQSFKAQVQEQRLNPDPDVPFEFCFDVSPTQTTISLPEINLTTRGGSIFPVNDPIFLFSLQQNEYFYCLAIMKSNGLNIIGQNFMAGLRIVFDRERLTLGWKNFDCSDTTKTTKGGMNSTRANTTQVTMPKPPSNSSTQKKLTSSLFSLLLLSSTIL is encoded by the exons ATGGCCTCCCCCACCCTtggactcctcctcctcctcctggccGCCGCGCTGATTCCCGCGCCGGCCTCCGCAATCGGGTTCCAGTTACACCACCGGTTCTCCGACCGCGTGCGGCGGTGGGCGGAGGGGCGTGCCGTGCCCGGCGCGTGGTGGCCGGAGAAGGGCACCGCCGAGTACTACGCGGCCCTCGCCCACCACGACCGCGCCCTTCGCGGCCGCGCcctcgccgccgcctcctccgacCTCTCCTTCGCCGACGGCAACGCGACCGTCCGACTCAGTTCCTTGGGATT CTTGCATTACGCGATCGTTTCTTTGGGGACGCCCAACATGACGTTTCTGGTGGCGTTGGATACTGGGAGTGATCTGTTCTGGGTGCCCTGTGATTGCAAACAATGCGCGCCTACCACCTCCCCTGATTTTGGT AATGTATCTTTTAACATCTACAGTCCTAATGCATCATCAACAAGCAAGAAGGTTTTATGCAGCAATGGCTTATGTGACGTCCAAAACCGGACCTCATGCACTGCAGAAGCCAGCAATTGCCCTTATGTTGTTCAGTATGTATCTGCTAATACCTCATCTTCTGGAATTTTGGTTGaggatattttgtacttgatgacCGAGGATGCTGCACCTCAAATCATTAAAGCACCGATTGTTTTCGG ATGTGGAGAAACTCAAACTGGTTCTTTTCTAGAACGTGCAGCTCCAAATGGTCTGTTTGGGCTAGGAATGGAGAAGATATCTGTCCCTAGCATCTTATCCAGTCAAGGGCTTGCTTCAAACTCTTTCTCCATGTGCTTCGGAGATGATGGCACCGGGAGGATACATTTCGGAGACAAAGGTAGCTTAGACCAACAAGAAACTCCATTTGTTATAGACAAGAGTTT TGCTTCTTATATGATCAACATAACTGGAGCCACAGTAGGAAATGATTCTATAACTGCTATTCTTAGTGCTCTTGTCGACTCGGGTACCTCATTCACATATTTGGCTGATCCCCTGTATACCAAGCTAACTCAGAGT TTCAAAGCACAAGTTCAAGAGCAACGGCTCAATCCTGATCCAGATGTCCCTTTCGAATTTTGTTTTGATGTCAG TCCTACTCAAACTACAATCTCACTACCTGAAATAAATTTAACAACAAGAGGCGGAAGCATTTTTCCTGTAAATGATCCAATATTTTTGTTTAGTTTACAG CAAAATGAATACTTCTATTGTTTGGCCATTATGAAGAGCAATGGACTGAATATAATTGGGC AAAATTTCATGGCAGGCCTCCGCATCGTCTTCGACAGAGAAAGGCTGACTTTGGGTTGGAAGAACTTTGATT GCAGTGACACTACCAAGACAACCAAAGGTGGCATGAACTCTACTCGGGCGAACACTACTCAGGTCACCATGCCGAAGCCTCCTTCCAACAGCTCGACACAAAAGAAACTCACAAGTAGTCTCTTCTCATTGCTGCTTCTCTCATCCACAATTCTTTGA
- the LOC135581962 gene encoding aspartyl protease family protein 1-like isoform X4 produces MASPTLGLLLLLLAAALIPAPASAIGFQLHHRFSDRVRRWAEGRAVPGAWWPEKGTAEYYAALAHHDRALRGRALAAASSDLSFADGNATVRLSSLGFLHYAIVSLGTPNMTFLVALDTGSDLFWVPCDCKQCAPTTSPDFGQNVSFNIYSPNASSTSKKVLCSNGLCDVQNRTSCTAEASNCPYVVQYVSANTSSSGILVEDILYLMTEDAAPQIIKAPIVFGCGETQTGSFLERAAPNGLFGLGMEKISVPSILSSQGLASNSFSMCFGDDGTGRIHFGDKGSLDQQETPFVIDKSFASYMINITGATVGNDSITAILSALVDSGTSFTYLADPLYTKLTQSFKAQVQEQRLNPDPDVPFEFCFDVSPTQTTISLPEINLTTRGGSIFPVNDPIFLFSLQQNEYFYCLAIMKSNGLNIIGRKFFKISWQASASSSTEKG; encoded by the exons ATGGCCTCCCCCACCCTtggactcctcctcctcctcctggccGCCGCGCTGATTCCCGCGCCGGCCTCCGCAATCGGGTTCCAGTTACACCACCGGTTCTCCGACCGCGTGCGGCGGTGGGCGGAGGGGCGTGCCGTGCCCGGCGCGTGGTGGCCGGAGAAGGGCACCGCCGAGTACTACGCGGCCCTCGCCCACCACGACCGCGCCCTTCGCGGCCGCGCcctcgccgccgcctcctccgacCTCTCCTTCGCCGACGGCAACGCGACCGTCCGACTCAGTTCCTTGGGATT CTTGCATTACGCGATCGTTTCTTTGGGGACGCCCAACATGACGTTTCTGGTGGCGTTGGATACTGGGAGTGATCTGTTCTGGGTGCCCTGTGATTGCAAACAATGCGCGCCTACCACCTCCCCTGATTTTGGT CAGAATGTATCTTTTAACATCTACAGTCCTAATGCATCATCAACAAGCAAGAAGGTTTTATGCAGCAATGGCTTATGTGACGTCCAAAACCGGACCTCATGCACTGCAGAAGCCAGCAATTGCCCTTATGTTGTTCAGTATGTATCTGCTAATACCTCATCTTCTGGAATTTTGGTTGaggatattttgtacttgatgacCGAGGATGCTGCACCTCAAATCATTAAAGCACCGATTGTTTTCGG ATGTGGAGAAACTCAAACTGGTTCTTTTCTAGAACGTGCAGCTCCAAATGGTCTGTTTGGGCTAGGAATGGAGAAGATATCTGTCCCTAGCATCTTATCCAGTCAAGGGCTTGCTTCAAACTCTTTCTCCATGTGCTTCGGAGATGATGGCACCGGGAGGATACATTTCGGAGACAAAGGTAGCTTAGACCAACAAGAAACTCCATTTGTTATAGACAAGAGTTT TGCTTCTTATATGATCAACATAACTGGAGCCACAGTAGGAAATGATTCTATAACTGCTATTCTTAGTGCTCTTGTCGACTCGGGTACCTCATTCACATATTTGGCTGATCCCCTGTATACCAAGCTAACTCAGAGT TTCAAAGCACAAGTTCAAGAGCAACGGCTCAATCCTGATCCAGATGTCCCTTTCGAATTTTGTTTTGATGTCAG TCCTACTCAAACTACAATCTCACTACCTGAAATAAATTTAACAACAAGAGGCGGAAGCATTTTTCCTGTAAATGATCCAATATTTTTGTTTAGTTTACAG CAAAATGAATACTTCTATTGTTTGGCCATTATGAAGAGCAATGGACTGAATATAATTGGGCGTAAGTTCTTT AAAATTTCATGGCAGGCCTCCGCATCGTCTTCGACAGAGAAAGGCTGA
- the LOC135581962 gene encoding aspartyl protease family protein 1-like isoform X3 yields MASPTLGLLLLLLAAALIPAPASAIGFQLHHRFSDRVRRWAEGRAVPGAWWPEKGTAEYYAALAHHDRALRGRALAAASSDLSFADGNATVRLSSLGFLHYAIVSLGTPNMTFLVALDTGSDLFWVPCDCKQCAPTTSPDFGQNVSFNIYSPNASSTSKKVLCSNGLCDVQNRTSCTAEASNCPYVVQYVSANTSSSGILVEDILYLMTEDAAPQIIKAPIVFGCGETQTGSFLERAAPNGLFGLGMEKISVPSILSSQGLASNSFSMCFGDDGTGRIHFGDKGSLDQQETPFVIDKSFASYMINITGATVGNDSITAILSALVDSGTSFTYLADPLYTKLTQSFKAQVQEQRLNPDPDVPFEFCFDVSPTQTTISLPEINLTTRGGSIFPVNDPIFLFSLQQNEYFYCLAIMKSNGLNIIGQNFMAGLRIVFDRERLTLGWKNFDLTLPRQPKVA; encoded by the exons ATGGCCTCCCCCACCCTtggactcctcctcctcctcctggccGCCGCGCTGATTCCCGCGCCGGCCTCCGCAATCGGGTTCCAGTTACACCACCGGTTCTCCGACCGCGTGCGGCGGTGGGCGGAGGGGCGTGCCGTGCCCGGCGCGTGGTGGCCGGAGAAGGGCACCGCCGAGTACTACGCGGCCCTCGCCCACCACGACCGCGCCCTTCGCGGCCGCGCcctcgccgccgcctcctccgacCTCTCCTTCGCCGACGGCAACGCGACCGTCCGACTCAGTTCCTTGGGATT CTTGCATTACGCGATCGTTTCTTTGGGGACGCCCAACATGACGTTTCTGGTGGCGTTGGATACTGGGAGTGATCTGTTCTGGGTGCCCTGTGATTGCAAACAATGCGCGCCTACCACCTCCCCTGATTTTGGT CAGAATGTATCTTTTAACATCTACAGTCCTAATGCATCATCAACAAGCAAGAAGGTTTTATGCAGCAATGGCTTATGTGACGTCCAAAACCGGACCTCATGCACTGCAGAAGCCAGCAATTGCCCTTATGTTGTTCAGTATGTATCTGCTAATACCTCATCTTCTGGAATTTTGGTTGaggatattttgtacttgatgacCGAGGATGCTGCACCTCAAATCATTAAAGCACCGATTGTTTTCGG ATGTGGAGAAACTCAAACTGGTTCTTTTCTAGAACGTGCAGCTCCAAATGGTCTGTTTGGGCTAGGAATGGAGAAGATATCTGTCCCTAGCATCTTATCCAGTCAAGGGCTTGCTTCAAACTCTTTCTCCATGTGCTTCGGAGATGATGGCACCGGGAGGATACATTTCGGAGACAAAGGTAGCTTAGACCAACAAGAAACTCCATTTGTTATAGACAAGAGTTT TGCTTCTTATATGATCAACATAACTGGAGCCACAGTAGGAAATGATTCTATAACTGCTATTCTTAGTGCTCTTGTCGACTCGGGTACCTCATTCACATATTTGGCTGATCCCCTGTATACCAAGCTAACTCAGAGT TTCAAAGCACAAGTTCAAGAGCAACGGCTCAATCCTGATCCAGATGTCCCTTTCGAATTTTGTTTTGATGTCAG TCCTACTCAAACTACAATCTCACTACCTGAAATAAATTTAACAACAAGAGGCGGAAGCATTTTTCCTGTAAATGATCCAATATTTTTGTTTAGTTTACAG CAAAATGAATACTTCTATTGTTTGGCCATTATGAAGAGCAATGGACTGAATATAATTGGGC AAAATTTCATGGCAGGCCTCCGCATCGTCTTCGACAGAGAAAGGCTGACTTTGGGTTGGAAGAACTTTGATT TGACACTACCAAGACAACCAAAGGTGGCATGA
- the LOC135581962 gene encoding aspartyl protease family protein 1-like isoform X1 — MASPTLGLLLLLLAAALIPAPASAIGFQLHHRFSDRVRRWAEGRAVPGAWWPEKGTAEYYAALAHHDRALRGRALAAASSDLSFADGNATVRLSSLGFLHYAIVSLGTPNMTFLVALDTGSDLFWVPCDCKQCAPTTSPDFGQNVSFNIYSPNASSTSKKVLCSNGLCDVQNRTSCTAEASNCPYVVQYVSANTSSSGILVEDILYLMTEDAAPQIIKAPIVFGCGETQTGSFLERAAPNGLFGLGMEKISVPSILSSQGLASNSFSMCFGDDGTGRIHFGDKGSLDQQETPFVIDKSFASYMINITGATVGNDSITAILSALVDSGTSFTYLADPLYTKLTQSFKAQVQEQRLNPDPDVPFEFCFDVSPTQTTISLPEINLTTRGGSIFPVNDPIFLFSLQQNEYFYCLAIMKSNGLNIIGQNFMAGLRIVFDRERLTLGWKNFDCSDTTKTTKGGMNSTRANTTQVTMPKPPSNSSTQKKLTSSLFSLLLLSSTIL; from the exons ATGGCCTCCCCCACCCTtggactcctcctcctcctcctggccGCCGCGCTGATTCCCGCGCCGGCCTCCGCAATCGGGTTCCAGTTACACCACCGGTTCTCCGACCGCGTGCGGCGGTGGGCGGAGGGGCGTGCCGTGCCCGGCGCGTGGTGGCCGGAGAAGGGCACCGCCGAGTACTACGCGGCCCTCGCCCACCACGACCGCGCCCTTCGCGGCCGCGCcctcgccgccgcctcctccgacCTCTCCTTCGCCGACGGCAACGCGACCGTCCGACTCAGTTCCTTGGGATT CTTGCATTACGCGATCGTTTCTTTGGGGACGCCCAACATGACGTTTCTGGTGGCGTTGGATACTGGGAGTGATCTGTTCTGGGTGCCCTGTGATTGCAAACAATGCGCGCCTACCACCTCCCCTGATTTTGGT CAGAATGTATCTTTTAACATCTACAGTCCTAATGCATCATCAACAAGCAAGAAGGTTTTATGCAGCAATGGCTTATGTGACGTCCAAAACCGGACCTCATGCACTGCAGAAGCCAGCAATTGCCCTTATGTTGTTCAGTATGTATCTGCTAATACCTCATCTTCTGGAATTTTGGTTGaggatattttgtacttgatgacCGAGGATGCTGCACCTCAAATCATTAAAGCACCGATTGTTTTCGG ATGTGGAGAAACTCAAACTGGTTCTTTTCTAGAACGTGCAGCTCCAAATGGTCTGTTTGGGCTAGGAATGGAGAAGATATCTGTCCCTAGCATCTTATCCAGTCAAGGGCTTGCTTCAAACTCTTTCTCCATGTGCTTCGGAGATGATGGCACCGGGAGGATACATTTCGGAGACAAAGGTAGCTTAGACCAACAAGAAACTCCATTTGTTATAGACAAGAGTTT TGCTTCTTATATGATCAACATAACTGGAGCCACAGTAGGAAATGATTCTATAACTGCTATTCTTAGTGCTCTTGTCGACTCGGGTACCTCATTCACATATTTGGCTGATCCCCTGTATACCAAGCTAACTCAGAGT TTCAAAGCACAAGTTCAAGAGCAACGGCTCAATCCTGATCCAGATGTCCCTTTCGAATTTTGTTTTGATGTCAG TCCTACTCAAACTACAATCTCACTACCTGAAATAAATTTAACAACAAGAGGCGGAAGCATTTTTCCTGTAAATGATCCAATATTTTTGTTTAGTTTACAG CAAAATGAATACTTCTATTGTTTGGCCATTATGAAGAGCAATGGACTGAATATAATTGGGC AAAATTTCATGGCAGGCCTCCGCATCGTCTTCGACAGAGAAAGGCTGACTTTGGGTTGGAAGAACTTTGATT GCAGTGACACTACCAAGACAACCAAAGGTGGCATGAACTCTACTCGGGCGAACACTACTCAGGTCACCATGCCGAAGCCTCCTTCCAACAGCTCGACACAAAAGAAACTCACAAGTAGTCTCTTCTCATTGCTGCTTCTCTCATCCACAATTCTTTGA
- the LOC103980651 gene encoding uncharacterized protein LOC103980651 produces the protein MAFTHSMLSLSQPKPCAAAAAADAWRPPVPTRRLAFTVYSPSPSPFSRAEPASAVATLRRSKSKARAQMHESGSALAADALTSVKHVLLPITDRNPYLSEGTRQAAATTTALAKKYGANITVVVIDDKPKESIPEHDAQLSSIRWHLSEGGFKEFGLMERLGEGKMPTAIIGEIADDLNLDLVVLSMEAIHSKYVDGNLLAEFIPCPVLLLPL, from the exons ATGGCTTTCACCCACTCTATGCTCTCCCTCTCCCAACCCAAgccctgcgccgccgccgccgccgctgatgCCTGGCGGCCACCGGTGCCCACTCGTCGTCTCGCTTTTACTGTCTATTCTCCATCTCCGTCCCCCTTTTCCCGGGCTGAGCCGGCCAGTGCGGTTGCCACCCTCAGAAGAAGCAAAAGCAAAG CAAGAGCACAAATGCATGAATCTGGAAGTGCTTTGGCAGCGGATGCTTTAACAAGTGTTAAGCATGTGCTTCTTCCAATCACTGATCGGAACCCTTACCTTTCAGAGGGAACAAGACag GCTGCAGCAACCACCACTGCCCTCGCAAAAAAATACGGAGCTAATATCACAGTTGTTG TTATCGATGACAAGCCAAAAGAGTCGATTCCTGAACATGATGCTCAACTATCTAGTATCCGATGGCACCTTTCAGAAG GTGGATTCAAGGAGTTTGGCTTGATGGAACGATTGGGAGAGGGGAAGATGCCAACTGCTATCATAGGCGAGATAGCTGATGACTTGAACTTGGATCTGGTGGTCTTAAGCATGGAAGCAATTCACTCGAAGTATGTTGATGGAAATCTGTTGGCAGAGTTCATCCCATGCCCGGTCTTACTTTTACCTCTCTAA
- the LOC135672016 gene encoding chemocyanin-like: MSPTVDLVEPPDKYSSTPVDDDQPLPKLDHLQNDASAMELHSIISYTLFLAFMSVLLLENLVGAASYTVGDAEGWTYGLDYQRWAQKYNFTVGDALLFSYIRGQHDVYRVVEDTFRSCDVSSGVVSSYDSGNDVVNLTRAAKYWFLCNVKGHCRGGMRFGITVARASPSPSGGGDGESPFPTSPPPPLPGNAGASVARTTWWLVVIGLWFVIDYLGVD, from the exons ATGAGTCCAACAGTTGACTTGGTAGAGCCCCCAGATAAGTACTCATCCACACCAGTAGATGATGACCAGCCATTGCCAAAGCTGGATCACCTGCAGAACGACGCATCAGCCATGGAACTGCACTCCATCATAAGCTACACCCTCTTCCTCGCCTTCATGTCCGTTCTGTTGCTTGAAAACCTCGTCGGGGCTGCATCCTACACCGTCGGCGACGCCGAGGGATGGACGTACGGGTTAGATTACCAGAGGTGGGCGCAGAAGTACAACTTCACGGTCGGCGATGCTCTAC TGTTCAGCTATATCAGGGGACAGCATGACGTGTATCGGGTGGTGGAAGATACATTCCGATCCTGCGACGTGAGCTCCGGCGTCGTGAGCTCTTATGATTCCGGCAACGACGTGGTGAACCTGACGCGGGCCGCCAAGTACTGGTTTCTGTGCAACGTCAAGGGACACTGCAGGGGCGGGATGAGATTCGGGATCACCGTGGCGAGAGCAAGCCCGAGCCCCAGCGGAGGTGGCGACGGAGAGTCTCCCTTCCCGACATCTCCACCGCCACCGCTGCCCGGTAATGCCGGCGCATCCGTAGCAAGGACGACGTGGTGGCTTGTGGTGATAGGTTTGTGGTTCGTGATCGACTATTTAGGAGTAGATTGA
- the LOC135672326 gene encoding ABSCISIC ACID-INSENSITIVE 5-like protein 2 isoform X2: MLLWPTSSMEQVWQDISLSSSLQEEDVPSTPSPSLYGASTAAASCSFGGNLKETSNRILPAPLSLSCGCLDSSIDGVGSGSVVDCCPKKHALEQRWNGSFSSGTDVDRRKKRMIKNRESAARSRARKQAYTNELEQAVDHLLYENRFLKRQCEELKRATVHQLPVATKSSTLQRTLTAPF; the protein is encoded by the exons ATGCTGTTATGGCCAACTAGCAGCATGGAACAAGTGTGGCAGGACATCAGCCTGAGCTCGTCTCTTCAAGAAGAAGACGTGCCCTCCACGCCTTCTCCCTCGCTCTATGGCGCCAGCACAGCAGCCGCTTCCTGCTCCTTCGGTGGGAACTTGAAGGAAACCAGTAATCGCATTCTTCCTGCTCCCCTCAGCCTCAGCTGCGgctgtcttgactccagcatcgATGGGGTCGGCAGTGGTAGCGTCGTCGACTGCTGCCCTAAGAAGCATGCGCTGGAGCAGCGGTGGAATGGGAGCTTCAGCAGCGGGACTGACGTCGACCGCAGGAAGAAACGAATGATCAAGAACAGGGAGTCGGCAGCTCGATCGAGAGCCCGGAAACAG GCTTACACGAACGAGCTGGAGCAGGCGGTCGATCATCTACTGTACGAGAACAGGTTCCTGAAGAGACAGTGCGAGGAG CTGAAGAGAGCTACGGTGCATCAGCTCCCGGTGGCTACAAAGAGCTCCACCCTCCAGAGGACGTTAACAGCTCCATTTTAG
- the LOC135672326 gene encoding ABSCISIC ACID-INSENSITIVE 5-like protein 2 isoform X1, producing the protein MLLWPTSSMEQVWQDISLSSSLQEEDVPSTPSPSLYGASTAAASCSFGGNLKETSNRILPAPLSLSCGCLDSSIDGVGSGSVVDCCPKKHALEQRWNGSFSSGTDVDRRKKRMIKNRESAARSRARKQSCVRQAYTNELEQAVDHLLYENRFLKRQCEELKRATVHQLPVATKSSTLQRTLTAPF; encoded by the exons ATGCTGTTATGGCCAACTAGCAGCATGGAACAAGTGTGGCAGGACATCAGCCTGAGCTCGTCTCTTCAAGAAGAAGACGTGCCCTCCACGCCTTCTCCCTCGCTCTATGGCGCCAGCACAGCAGCCGCTTCCTGCTCCTTCGGTGGGAACTTGAAGGAAACCAGTAATCGCATTCTTCCTGCTCCCCTCAGCCTCAGCTGCGgctgtcttgactccagcatcgATGGGGTCGGCAGTGGTAGCGTCGTCGACTGCTGCCCTAAGAAGCATGCGCTGGAGCAGCGGTGGAATGGGAGCTTCAGCAGCGGGACTGACGTCGACCGCAGGAAGAAACGAATGATCAAGAACAGGGAGTCGGCAGCTCGATCGAGAGCCCGGAAACAG TCTTGCGTGCGACAGGCTTACACGAACGAGCTGGAGCAGGCGGTCGATCATCTACTGTACGAGAACAGGTTCCTGAAGAGACAGTGCGAGGAG CTGAAGAGAGCTACGGTGCATCAGCTCCCGGTGGCTACAAAGAGCTCCACCCTCCAGAGGACGTTAACAGCTCCATTTTAG
- the LOC135642553 gene encoding SKP1-like protein 1, protein MAKMITLKSSDGEVFEVDEAVAMESQTIKHMIEDDCAENGIPLPNVTSKILAKVIEYCRKHVDASAAAASKSSDDSSKLADDELKSWDAEFVKVDQATLFDLILAANYLNIKGLLDLTCQTVADMIKGKTPEEIRKTFNIKNDFTPEEEEEVRRENQWAFE, encoded by the exons ATGGCGAAGATGATCACGCTCAAGAGCTCCGATGGCGAGGTGTTCGAGGTCGATGAGGCGGTGGCCATGGAGTCGCAGACGATCAAGCACATGATCGAGGACGACTGCGCTGAGAACGGCATCCCGCTTCCCAACGTGACCTCCAAGATCCTCGCCAAGGTCATCGAGTACTGCAGGAAGCACGTCGACGCCTCTGCTGCTGCCGCCTCCAAATCCTCTGATGACTCTTCCAAGCTCGCCGACGACGAGCTCAAGTCCTGGGATGCCGAGTTTGTCAAGGTCGATCAGGCTACCCTCTTCGACCTTATCCTG GCTGCAAACTATCTGAATATTAAAGGGCTGCTGGATTTAACTTGCCAAACCGTAGCTGACATGATCAAGGGGAAGACACCGGAGGAGATCCGTAAAACCTTCAACATCAAGAACGACTTCACccccgaggaagaggaagaggtgcGGAGGGAGAACCAGTGGGCCTTTGAGTGA